A window of Aurantibacillus circumpalustris genomic DNA:
AAGGCATTGTCATAATGCTCTGCAACCTTATTACGCGATGCCGCATATTCATCTAGATGTTTTAATTTCACCTTTAGTATGGCGGCCTGAATTGTGTCTAAACGAGAATTCACACCTAACACATCATGTTTATATTGAACACTTTGTCCATGATGCGCTATCATTCTTAATTTTTTCGCAAGTTCATCATCGTTGGTAAACATGGCTCCCCCATCGCCGTAACATCCTAGATTTTTGCTTGGAAAAAAAGAAGTGCAACCAATTGTTCCAATAGTACCTGTTTTTGCTTTGTTTCCATCCTCAAAAAAATAGTCACCGCCAATTGCCTGAGCAACATCTTCAATTACAAATAAATTGTGCTTTTTTGCAATTAACATAATCTTCTCCATGTTCGCAGACTGACCAAATAAATGTACAGGCACGATGGCTTTTGTTTTTGGTGTAATGTTACGTTCAATTGCATCGAGATCAATATCAAACGTATCAGGATTAACATCTACTAACACTGGAACAAGTCCAAGAAGGCCGATCACTTCAGCAGTTGCAACATAAGTAAAACTAGCTGTAATTACTTCATCACCTGGCTTAAGTTCGAGAGCCATCATGGCTATTTGAAGCGCGTCCGTTCCGTTGGCGCATGGTATAACATGTTTAACCTTAAGGTAGTTTTCCAGATCAGTCTGGAATTCTTTAACAGCTGGCCCATTAATAAACGCAGTAGTATCAATTACCTGTTGAATACTGGCGTCTACTTCTTTTTTTATTTTTTGATATTGACCTTTAAGGTCAACCATTTGAATTTTTTTTGTTGAAATCATTTTTACCTTTTGGATCAGCGAAAATACTAATTTTTAGTCAGTATTAGGGAAAAAACGGGTCAAAAGCATCTAAAAACCAATCAGGGATTGGACAAAGTTTATTGGTAGATTTTTCCAGACAAACAAGGGTGACCTTACCGGTATTTAACAATTCACCTTTTGAATTATAACATTCGTAATCGAACGGAATTCTAATGCTCTGAGGTTTTTCTTTTAAGCGCGTCACCACGGTAATTTCATCATCGTAGTAGGCAGGTTTTTTATAATTAATAGTAAAGTCAATCACTGGCATTAAGATTCCACGCGC
This region includes:
- a CDS encoding acyl-CoA thioesterase, which translates into the protein MIKAETKIRVRYGETDQMGYAYYGIYAQYYEVGRVEAMRVLGFSYKEVEARGILMPVIDFTINYKKPAYYDDEITVVTRLKEKPQSIRIPFDYECYNSKGELLNTGKVTLVCLEKSTNKLCPIPDWFLDAFDPFFP
- a CDS encoding DegT/DnrJ/EryC1/StrS family aminotransferase, coding for MISTKKIQMVDLKGQYQKIKKEVDASIQQVIDTTAFINGPAVKEFQTDLENYLKVKHVIPCANGTDALQIAMMALELKPGDEVITASFTYVATAEVIGLLGLVPVLVDVNPDTFDIDLDAIERNITPKTKAIVPVHLFGQSANMEKIMLIAKKHNLFVIEDVAQAIGGDYFFEDGNKAKTGTIGTIGCTSFFPSKNLGCYGDGGAMFTNDDELAKKLRMIAHHGQSVQYKHDVLGVNSRLDTIQAAILKVKLKHLDEYAASRNKVAEHYDNAFANHPKLKTPTRSKHSNHVFHQYTLKLTNIDRTKLREQLAERGISSMVYYPIPLHFQKAFASDRNKQGDFPVTEKLCEQVLSLPMHTELDEDTLNYITKTFLELIG